From Camelus ferus isolate YT-003-E chromosome 15, BCGSAC_Cfer_1.0, whole genome shotgun sequence, the proteins below share one genomic window:
- the REL gene encoding proto-oncogene c-Rel isoform X1 has product MASGGYNPYIEIIEQPRQRGMRFRYKCEGRSAGSIPGEHSTDNNRTYPSIQIMNYYGKGKVRITLVTKNDPYKPHPHDLVGKDCRDGYYEAEFGQERRPLFFQNLGIRCVKKKEVKEAIISRIRAGINPFNVPEQQLLDIEDCDLNVVRLCFQVFLPDEHGNLTTALPPLVSNPIYDNRAPNTAELRICRVNKNCGSVRGGDEIFLLCDKVQKDDIEVRFVLNDWEAKGIFSQADVHRQVAIVFKTPPYCKAITEPVTVKMQLRRPSDQEVSESMDFRYLPDEKDTYGNKAKKQKTSLLFQKLWQDCGVTFPERPRPSPLGSTGEGRFIKKESNLFSHGAVLTETSRPVSSQAESYYSSSVSISSALSHHASPIPPVVPQPSSSWSSVAHSTSRSVNTNSLSSFSTGTLSSNSQVISPFLDMSVSDLNASSTCIYNNTNDIGRMEASSVSPADLYGISDASMLPNCPVNMIPPSNDSMRETDNPRLVSMNLENPSCNSFLDPRDLRQLHQMSSSSMSAVASSSTTAFVAQSEAFEGSDFTCADNSMINESGPSNGTNPNSHSFVQNSQYSGIGTMQNEQLSDSFALGFFPR; this is encoded by the exons ATGGCCTCCG gtGGATATAACCCATATATTGAGATAATTGAACAACCCAGGCAAAGAGGAATGCGTTTTCGATACAAATGTGAAGGACGATCAGCAGGCAGCATTCCAGGGGAGCACAGCACAGACAACAACCGAACATACCCATCCATCCAG ATTATGAACtattatggaaaaggaaaagtgagaatTACATTAGTAACAAAGAACGACCCATATAAACCTCATCCTCATGATTTAGTAGGAAAAGACTGCAGAGATGGCTACTATGAAGCAGAATTTGGACAAGAACGCAGACCTTTGTT ttttcAAAATTTGGGTATCCGATGtgtaaaaaaaaaggaagtcaaagAAGCTATTATTTCAAGAATAAGAGCAGGAATCAATCCTTTCAATG TCCCTGAACAACAGCTGCTTGATATTGAAGATTGCGACCTCAATGTGGTGAGattatgttttcaagttttcctcCCTGATGAACATGGTAATTTGACAACTGCTCTACCTCCTCTGGTCTCTAACCCAATTTATGACAACC GTGCTCCTAATACTGCAGAATTAAGGATTTGTCGTGTGAACAAGAACTGTGGAAGTGTCAGAGGAGGAGATGAAATATTTCTACTCTGTGATAAAGTTCAGAAag ATGACATAGAAGTTCGGTTTGTGTTGAACGATTGGGAAGCAAAAGGTATCTTTTCACAAGCTGATGTACACCGTCAAGTAGCCATTGTTTTCAAGACTCCACCATATTGCAAAGCAATAACGGAACCTGTAACAGTAAAAATGCAGTTGCGGAGACCTTCTGACCAGGAAGTCAGTGAATCTATGGATTTTAGATATCTGCCGGATGAAAAAG ATACATATGgcaataaagcaaagaagcaaaaaacaagTCTACTCTTCCAGAAACTGTGGCAGGATTGTG GAGTTACTTTTCCTGAAAGACCTAGACCTAGCCCCCTAGGATCAACTGGAGAAGGAAGATTCATCAAAAAAG AATCAAACTTGTTTTCTCATGGTGCAGTTCTGACAGAAACATCCAGGCCAGTTTCCAGTCAAGCAGAATCCTACTATTCCTCATCTGTGTCCATCTCAAGTGCATTGTCACATCATGCTTCACCCATACCCCCAGTGGTACCTCAGCCTTCTTCAAGCTGGTCATCAGTGGCCCACTCCACCTCACGCTCAGTGAATACGAATTCACTGAGCAGTTTTTCAACAGGGACACTTTCCTCTAATTCACAAGTTATCTCACCATTCCTGGATATGTCTGTGAGTGATTTGAATGCTTCTAGTACCTGCATTTATAACAATACTAATGACATAGGCAGAATGGAAGCATCATCCGTGTCACCAGCTGACTTATATGGTATTTCTGATGCCAGCATGCTGCCTAATTGCCCTGTGAATATGATACCGCCCAGTAATGACAGCATGAGGGAGACTGATAATCCGAGACTTGTGAGCATGAATCTTGAAAACCCTTCCTGTAATTCATTTTTAGACCCAAGAGACTTGAGACAGCTCCATCAGATGTCCTCTTCCAGTATGTCAGCAGTCGCCAGTTCCAGTACTACTGCTTTTGTCGCACAATCAGAGGCATTTGAGGGATCTGACTTTACTTGTGCAGATAACAGTATGATAAATGAGTCAGGACCATCAAACGGTACTAATCCAAACAGTCATAGTTTTGTTCAAAATAGTCAGTATTCAGGTATTGGTACTATGCAGAATGAGCAACTGAGTGACTCATTTGCACTTGGATTTTTTCCAAGGTAA
- the REL gene encoding proto-oncogene c-Rel isoform X2 translates to MASGGYNPYIEIIEQPRQRGMRFRYKCEGRSAGSIPGEHSTDNNRTYPSIQIMNYYGKGKVRITLVTKNDPYKPHPHDLVGKDCRDGYYEAEFGQERRPLFFQNLGIRCVKKKEVKEAIISRIRAGINPFNVPEQQLLDIEDCDLNVVRLCFQVFLPDEHGNLTTALPPLVSNPIYDNRAPNTAELRICRVNKNCGSVRGGDEIFLLCDKVQKDDIEVRFVLNDWEAKGIFSQADVHRQVAIVFKTPPYCKAITEPVTVKMQLRRPSDQEVSESMDFRYLPDEKDTYGNKAKKQKTSLLFQKLWQDCGVTFPERPRPSPLGSTGEGRFIKKVLTETSRPVSSQAESYYSSSVSISSALSHHASPIPPVVPQPSSSWSSVAHSTSRSVNTNSLSSFSTGTLSSNSQVISPFLDMSVSDLNASSTCIYNNTNDIGRMEASSVSPADLYGISDASMLPNCPVNMIPPSNDSMRETDNPRLVSMNLENPSCNSFLDPRDLRQLHQMSSSSMSAVASSSTTAFVAQSEAFEGSDFTCADNSMINESGPSNGTNPNSHSFVQNSQYSGIGTMQNEQLSDSFALGFFPR, encoded by the exons ATGGCCTCCG gtGGATATAACCCATATATTGAGATAATTGAACAACCCAGGCAAAGAGGAATGCGTTTTCGATACAAATGTGAAGGACGATCAGCAGGCAGCATTCCAGGGGAGCACAGCACAGACAACAACCGAACATACCCATCCATCCAG ATTATGAACtattatggaaaaggaaaagtgagaatTACATTAGTAACAAAGAACGACCCATATAAACCTCATCCTCATGATTTAGTAGGAAAAGACTGCAGAGATGGCTACTATGAAGCAGAATTTGGACAAGAACGCAGACCTTTGTT ttttcAAAATTTGGGTATCCGATGtgtaaaaaaaaaggaagtcaaagAAGCTATTATTTCAAGAATAAGAGCAGGAATCAATCCTTTCAATG TCCCTGAACAACAGCTGCTTGATATTGAAGATTGCGACCTCAATGTGGTGAGattatgttttcaagttttcctcCCTGATGAACATGGTAATTTGACAACTGCTCTACCTCCTCTGGTCTCTAACCCAATTTATGACAACC GTGCTCCTAATACTGCAGAATTAAGGATTTGTCGTGTGAACAAGAACTGTGGAAGTGTCAGAGGAGGAGATGAAATATTTCTACTCTGTGATAAAGTTCAGAAag ATGACATAGAAGTTCGGTTTGTGTTGAACGATTGGGAAGCAAAAGGTATCTTTTCACAAGCTGATGTACACCGTCAAGTAGCCATTGTTTTCAAGACTCCACCATATTGCAAAGCAATAACGGAACCTGTAACAGTAAAAATGCAGTTGCGGAGACCTTCTGACCAGGAAGTCAGTGAATCTATGGATTTTAGATATCTGCCGGATGAAAAAG ATACATATGgcaataaagcaaagaagcaaaaaacaagTCTACTCTTCCAGAAACTGTGGCAGGATTGTG GAGTTACTTTTCCTGAAAGACCTAGACCTAGCCCCCTAGGATCAACTGGAGAAGGAAGATTCATCAAAAAAG TTCTGACAGAAACATCCAGGCCAGTTTCCAGTCAAGCAGAATCCTACTATTCCTCATCTGTGTCCATCTCAAGTGCATTGTCACATCATGCTTCACCCATACCCCCAGTGGTACCTCAGCCTTCTTCAAGCTGGTCATCAGTGGCCCACTCCACCTCACGCTCAGTGAATACGAATTCACTGAGCAGTTTTTCAACAGGGACACTTTCCTCTAATTCACAAGTTATCTCACCATTCCTGGATATGTCTGTGAGTGATTTGAATGCTTCTAGTACCTGCATTTATAACAATACTAATGACATAGGCAGAATGGAAGCATCATCCGTGTCACCAGCTGACTTATATGGTATTTCTGATGCCAGCATGCTGCCTAATTGCCCTGTGAATATGATACCGCCCAGTAATGACAGCATGAGGGAGACTGATAATCCGAGACTTGTGAGCATGAATCTTGAAAACCCTTCCTGTAATTCATTTTTAGACCCAAGAGACTTGAGACAGCTCCATCAGATGTCCTCTTCCAGTATGTCAGCAGTCGCCAGTTCCAGTACTACTGCTTTTGTCGCACAATCAGAGGCATTTGAGGGATCTGACTTTACTTGTGCAGATAACAGTATGATAAATGAGTCAGGACCATCAAACGGTACTAATCCAAACAGTCATAGTTTTGTTCAAAATAGTCAGTATTCAGGTATTGGTACTATGCAGAATGAGCAACTGAGTGACTCATTTGCACTTGGATTTTTTCCAAGGTAA
- the REL gene encoding proto-oncogene c-Rel isoform X3, which translates to MASGGYNPYIEIIEQPRQRGMRFRYKCEGRSAGSIPGEHSTDNNRTYPSIQIMNYYGKGKVRITLVTKNDPYKPHPHDLVGKDCRDGYYEAEFGQERRPLFFQNLGIRCVKKKEVKEAIISRIRAGINPFNVPEQQLLDIEDCDLNVVRLCFQVFLPDEHGNLTTALPPLVSNPIYDNRAPNTAELRICRVNKNCGSVRGGDEIFLLCDKVQKDDIEVRFVLNDWEAKGIFSQADVHRQVAIVFKTPPYCKAITEPVTVKMQLRRPSDQEVSESMDFRYLPDEKDTYGNKAKKQKTSLLFQKLWQDCESNLFSHGAVLTETSRPVSSQAESYYSSSVSISSALSHHASPIPPVVPQPSSSWSSVAHSTSRSVNTNSLSSFSTGTLSSNSQVISPFLDMSVSDLNASSTCIYNNTNDIGRMEASSVSPADLYGISDASMLPNCPVNMIPPSNDSMRETDNPRLVSMNLENPSCNSFLDPRDLRQLHQMSSSSMSAVASSSTTAFVAQSEAFEGSDFTCADNSMINESGPSNGTNPNSHSFVQNSQYSGIGTMQNEQLSDSFALGFFPR; encoded by the exons ATGGCCTCCG gtGGATATAACCCATATATTGAGATAATTGAACAACCCAGGCAAAGAGGAATGCGTTTTCGATACAAATGTGAAGGACGATCAGCAGGCAGCATTCCAGGGGAGCACAGCACAGACAACAACCGAACATACCCATCCATCCAG ATTATGAACtattatggaaaaggaaaagtgagaatTACATTAGTAACAAAGAACGACCCATATAAACCTCATCCTCATGATTTAGTAGGAAAAGACTGCAGAGATGGCTACTATGAAGCAGAATTTGGACAAGAACGCAGACCTTTGTT ttttcAAAATTTGGGTATCCGATGtgtaaaaaaaaaggaagtcaaagAAGCTATTATTTCAAGAATAAGAGCAGGAATCAATCCTTTCAATG TCCCTGAACAACAGCTGCTTGATATTGAAGATTGCGACCTCAATGTGGTGAGattatgttttcaagttttcctcCCTGATGAACATGGTAATTTGACAACTGCTCTACCTCCTCTGGTCTCTAACCCAATTTATGACAACC GTGCTCCTAATACTGCAGAATTAAGGATTTGTCGTGTGAACAAGAACTGTGGAAGTGTCAGAGGAGGAGATGAAATATTTCTACTCTGTGATAAAGTTCAGAAag ATGACATAGAAGTTCGGTTTGTGTTGAACGATTGGGAAGCAAAAGGTATCTTTTCACAAGCTGATGTACACCGTCAAGTAGCCATTGTTTTCAAGACTCCACCATATTGCAAAGCAATAACGGAACCTGTAACAGTAAAAATGCAGTTGCGGAGACCTTCTGACCAGGAAGTCAGTGAATCTATGGATTTTAGATATCTGCCGGATGAAAAAG ATACATATGgcaataaagcaaagaagcaaaaaacaagTCTACTCTTCCAGAAACTGTGGCAGGATTGTG AATCAAACTTGTTTTCTCATGGTGCAGTTCTGACAGAAACATCCAGGCCAGTTTCCAGTCAAGCAGAATCCTACTATTCCTCATCTGTGTCCATCTCAAGTGCATTGTCACATCATGCTTCACCCATACCCCCAGTGGTACCTCAGCCTTCTTCAAGCTGGTCATCAGTGGCCCACTCCACCTCACGCTCAGTGAATACGAATTCACTGAGCAGTTTTTCAACAGGGACACTTTCCTCTAATTCACAAGTTATCTCACCATTCCTGGATATGTCTGTGAGTGATTTGAATGCTTCTAGTACCTGCATTTATAACAATACTAATGACATAGGCAGAATGGAAGCATCATCCGTGTCACCAGCTGACTTATATGGTATTTCTGATGCCAGCATGCTGCCTAATTGCCCTGTGAATATGATACCGCCCAGTAATGACAGCATGAGGGAGACTGATAATCCGAGACTTGTGAGCATGAATCTTGAAAACCCTTCCTGTAATTCATTTTTAGACCCAAGAGACTTGAGACAGCTCCATCAGATGTCCTCTTCCAGTATGTCAGCAGTCGCCAGTTCCAGTACTACTGCTTTTGTCGCACAATCAGAGGCATTTGAGGGATCTGACTTTACTTGTGCAGATAACAGTATGATAAATGAGTCAGGACCATCAAACGGTACTAATCCAAACAGTCATAGTTTTGTTCAAAATAGTCAGTATTCAGGTATTGGTACTATGCAGAATGAGCAACTGAGTGACTCATTTGCACTTGGATTTTTTCCAAGGTAA